The proteins below come from a single Lentimicrobiaceae bacterium genomic window:
- the rimO gene encoding 30S ribosomal protein S12 methylthiotransferase RimO: MKTKLFNHKTVNVITLGCSKNLVDSEVMLRQLNAAGLQTEHDGASDADVVIINTCGFINDAKEESINTILHWSQAKKENRIEKLFVMGCLSERYRHDLENEIPEVDGFFGVNDLNAILNAVNAPFRSDLLSERIITTPPHFAYLKISEGCDRQCSFCAIPGIRGKNISKPVSEVIAEARFLASSGVKEIMLIAQDLTYYGIDLNGKRQLADLLEALVKVDGIEWIRLHYAYPAGFPVRVLDVMRNNPKICKYIDIPLQHINSRILKSMKRGLDSSKTRELVEKIRLKVPGIAIRTSFIVGYPGETAEEFNELKKFVQEAGFERMGVFTYSHEENTPASKLVDNIRPAVKARRAEQLMLLQQEISTRRNQTLVGTKMKVIVDKAEDGKWIGRTEFDSPEVDNEVLISVLNNPPIPGQMIEVTITGADMYDLFAEFVS, translated from the coding sequence TTGAAAACCAAATTATTTAATCATAAAACAGTCAATGTAATTACACTGGGCTGTTCAAAAAATCTAGTTGATTCTGAAGTAATGCTCCGGCAACTCAATGCCGCAGGACTTCAAACTGAACATGATGGCGCATCTGATGCTGATGTTGTTATAATCAACACCTGCGGCTTTATCAACGATGCCAAAGAAGAATCAATCAATACCATCTTGCATTGGAGCCAGGCCAAAAAAGAGAATCGCATCGAAAAACTTTTTGTGATGGGGTGTCTTTCTGAGCGCTATCGTCATGATCTTGAAAATGAAATCCCTGAAGTTGATGGCTTTTTTGGTGTCAACGATTTAAATGCAATCCTCAATGCAGTAAATGCACCCTTTCGTTCCGATTTGCTCAGCGAACGAATTATTACCACTCCTCCTCATTTTGCTTATCTCAAAATATCTGAGGGTTGCGACCGGCAATGCTCTTTTTGTGCCATTCCCGGAATCAGAGGTAAAAACATTTCAAAACCCGTCTCCGAAGTTATTGCAGAAGCCAGGTTTTTAGCTTCTTCAGGGGTTAAGGAAATTATGCTTATTGCCCAGGATTTGACCTATTACGGCATTGATTTAAACGGAAAACGACAACTGGCCGATCTTCTTGAAGCTTTGGTAAAAGTTGATGGAATCGAATGGATTAGATTACATTACGCCTATCCTGCCGGCTTTCCTGTTCGCGTTCTTGATGTGATGCGCAACAACCCTAAAATTTGTAAATACATCGATATCCCGCTTCAACATATCAACAGCCGTATCCTTAAATCGATGAAAAGGGGACTCGATAGTAGCAAAACCCGTGAACTTGTTGAAAAAATAAGACTCAAGGTGCCGGGCATCGCTATCAGAACAAGCTTTATTGTAGGATATCCCGGAGAAACTGCAGAAGAGTTTAACGAACTCAAAAAATTTGTGCAGGAAGCCGGCTTTGAAAGAATGGGCGTATTTACTTATTCTCATGAAGAGAACACTCCTGCATCCAAGTTGGTTGATAATATCAGACCTGCCGTTAAAGCCAGAAGAGCTGAACAACTTATGCTTCTACAGCAGGAAATCTCCACCCGGCGAAATCAAACGCTTGTTGGCACAAAAATGAAAGTAATAGTTGATAAGGCTGAGGATGGCAAATGGATTGGCCGTACTGAATTTGACTCTCCTGAAGTGGATAATGAAGTCTTGATTTCAGTTCTGAATAATCCGCCAATCCCCGGACAGATGATTGAAGTCACCATAACCGGTGCCGATATGTATGATCTTTTTGCTGAATTTGTAAGCTAA
- the ftsY gene encoding signal recognition particle-docking protein FtsY, giving the protein MGIFSFFSKEKKQDLDKGLEKTKTSFFGKLSKAIVGKSKVDDEVLDNLEEILVTSDVGVDTTLRIIQRIQNRVSRDKYLGTSELNQILREEISALLDETSNPGLIDSFNFPKRETPYVIMVVGVNGVGKTTTIGKLAYQYKAAGKSVVLGAADTFRAAAVSQLEIWAERVGVPCITQGMGADPASVAFDTLKSAMARNADVVIIDTAGRLHNKINLMNELSKIRKVMQKLLPDAPNEILLVLDASTGQNAIEQARQFTAATEVNALALTKLDGTAKGGVVIGISDQFKIPVKYIGIGEKMTDLQPFVKNEFVDSLFS; this is encoded by the coding sequence ATGGGTATTTTTTCATTCTTCTCGAAAGAAAAGAAACAGGATCTGGATAAAGGCCTTGAAAAAACAAAAACAAGTTTTTTTGGTAAACTTTCCAAAGCAATTGTTGGCAAATCAAAGGTTGACGATGAAGTCCTTGATAACCTTGAGGAAATTCTTGTTACATCTGATGTAGGTGTTGATACTACATTGCGCATTATTCAACGAATTCAGAACCGGGTATCGCGTGACAAATATCTGGGAACTTCAGAACTAAACCAGATTCTGCGTGAAGAAATTTCCGCTTTGCTTGACGAAACCTCAAACCCCGGGTTGATTGATAGCTTTAACTTTCCTAAGCGTGAAACGCCATATGTCATTATGGTAGTTGGCGTCAATGGTGTTGGAAAAACCACTACAATCGGCAAACTGGCATATCAATATAAAGCTGCCGGTAAAAGTGTGGTACTCGGCGCAGCTGACACTTTCAGGGCTGCTGCAGTTTCACAGCTTGAAATCTGGGCAGAAAGGGTAGGAGTGCCATGCATTACGCAGGGCATGGGTGCCGATCCGGCCTCTGTGGCCTTCGATACACTTAAATCGGCAATGGCCCGAAATGCCGACGTTGTAATTATTGACACTGCCGGTCGACTTCATAACAAAATCAACCTGATGAATGAACTTTCAAAAATCAGGAAGGTGATGCAGAAACTTTTACCTGACGCACCAAACGAAATATTGTTGGTGCTTGACGCCTCCACAGGCCAGAATGCAATTGAACAGGCCCGCCAGTTTACAGCTGCCACCGAAGTGAATGCATTGGCTCTTACCAAATTAGATGGAACGGCCAAAGGAGGTGTAGTGATTGGTATTTCTGATCAATTTAAAATTCCGGTTAAATATATCGGTATTGGTGAAAAAATGACCGATTTACAACCTTTTGTTAAAAATGAATTTGTCGATTCTCTCTTTAGCTGA
- a CDS encoding DUF4295 domain-containing protein, whose protein sequence is MAKKVVATLRTSSGKDFAKVIRMVRSEKTGAYSFKENIVPNDQVKDFLAKK, encoded by the coding sequence ATGGCAAAGAAAGTAGTTGCTACCCTCAGAACAAGCTCGGGTAAAGATTTTGCAAAAGTAATCCGCATGGTACGGTCAGAAAAAACCGGTGCGTATTCTTTTAAAGAAAACATTGTTCCAAACGACCAGGTAAAAGATTTCCTGGCTAAGAAATAA
- the rpmG gene encoding 50S ribosomal protein L33 — protein MAKKSKEARIQVILECTEHKTSGMPGTSRYITTKNKKNTPERLEIKKYNPILRKVTVHKEIK, from the coding sequence ATGGCTAAGAAGAGTAAAGAAGCAAGAATCCAGGTGATACTGGAATGCACCGAGCATAAAACCAGTGGTATGCCCGGAACCTCGAGGTATATTACTACCAAAAATAAAAAGAATACTCCCGAAAGGTTGGAGATTAAAAAGTATAATCCTATCCTTAGGAAAGTAACTGTTCATAAGGAAATTAAATAA
- the xerD gene encoding site-specific tyrosine recombinase XerD, with translation MHWQIYIHGYKAYLQVERSMPANTVDAYCRDISKLVAYFNAGNQEIKPSQVQLKDLQLFVNTLADIGIAASSQSRIISGIRSFFSYLLIENEVLTDPTELLAMPRIGRKLPDVLTIDEMELLIQTIDLSNPNGERNKAILETLYGCGLRVSELINLKISDLFFTDGFIKVTGKGDKQRIVPIGNKASAQIERYMTYVRRTGKIQKGQEDFLFLNARGAKLTRAMIFEIVKKAIAGTGIKKNISPHSLRHSFATHLVENGADLRAVQEMLGHASITTTEIYTHLDREYLRTNILKYHPRRNMKN, from the coding sequence ATGCACTGGCAGATTTATATTCATGGTTATAAAGCTTATCTTCAGGTTGAACGGTCAATGCCTGCAAACACTGTGGATGCGTATTGCCGTGATATTTCCAAGCTGGTTGCATATTTTAATGCCGGAAACCAGGAAATTAAGCCCTCTCAGGTTCAACTCAAGGACTTGCAATTGTTTGTGAATACACTTGCCGATATTGGCATAGCTGCCAGCAGTCAATCACGTATTATATCAGGAATCAGATCCTTTTTTAGCTATTTACTAATTGAAAATGAAGTTTTGACCGATCCAACCGAATTGCTTGCTATGCCAAGGATTGGACGAAAATTACCTGATGTGCTTACGATTGATGAGATGGAGCTTTTAATTCAAACTATAGATTTAAGCAACCCTAACGGCGAACGGAATAAAGCCATTTTAGAAACTTTATATGGTTGTGGTTTGCGGGTGTCAGAACTGATCAATCTGAAGATTTCTGATTTGTTTTTTACAGATGGGTTTATTAAAGTGACCGGAAAAGGTGACAAGCAACGGATTGTGCCCATTGGAAATAAGGCCTCGGCACAAATTGAGAGATACATGACTTACGTGAGAAGAACGGGTAAAATACAAAAAGGACAGGAGGATTTCCTTTTTTTGAATGCACGCGGGGCAAAACTGACCAGAGCTATGATATTTGAAATAGTGAAAAAAGCTATTGCAGGAACAGGAATTAAAAAAAATATCAGTCCGCATTCTCTGAGGCATTCATTTGCAACACATTTAGTTGAAAACGGTGCAGATCTCAGGGCGGTGCAGGAAATGTTGGGTCATGCTTCCATTACCACCACTGAGATTTACACTCACCTCGACAGGGAATATCTCAGGACTAATATCCTGAAGTATCATCCTCGAAGGAATATGAAAAACTAA
- a CDS encoding SDR family oxidoreductase has product MKNLRDKVVIITGGSSGIGYALAHEFGKFGARIVISARNSEKLNQAAAQLNSLGINTFAVQADVSIESDCVKLIETTVSKYGKIDILVNNAGISMRAAFVNTDLEVLQKLMNTNFWGTVFCTKHAMPFLLKSQGSVIGVISIAGYVGLPGRTGYSASKFAIRGFLDTLRCENLKTGLHVMVAAPGFTSSNIRNAALTANGAPQGETPRDEAKMMSADVAARKIVKATLKRKDSIVLTFIEGKFTVWLNSIFPKLASRLAFYYMSKEPDSPFK; this is encoded by the coding sequence ATGAAAAACTTAAGAGATAAAGTAGTGATTATCACCGGAGGTTCGTCAGGCATAGGTTATGCACTGGCGCACGAATTCGGTAAGTTTGGCGCCAGAATTGTTATTTCGGCGCGCAATAGTGAAAAGTTAAACCAGGCAGCTGCTCAACTTAATTCATTAGGAATTAACACCTTTGCTGTTCAGGCTGATGTAAGCATAGAAAGCGATTGTGTTAAACTGATTGAAACAACTGTTTCAAAATATGGAAAAATTGACATTCTGGTTAATAATGCCGGGATTTCGATGAGAGCCGCGTTTGTGAATACCGACCTGGAAGTTCTGCAGAAACTGATGAATACCAATTTTTGGGGAACTGTTTTCTGCACCAAACACGCCATGCCCTTCTTGCTTAAATCCCAGGGGTCAGTAATTGGAGTAATATCCATTGCAGGCTATGTGGGATTGCCCGGCAGAACAGGGTATTCTGCATCAAAATTTGCTATCCGGGGTTTTTTAGATACCCTCAGATGTGAAAACCTGAAAACCGGATTACATGTCATGGTGGCTGCCCCCGGATTTACATCCTCGAATATCAGAAATGCAGCACTTACAGCAAATGGAGCTCCTCAGGGTGAAACTCCGCGTGATGAAGCTAAAATGATGTCGGCCGATGTGGCTGCCAGAAAAATTGTGAAAGCAACTTTGAAACGAAAAGATTCCATTGTGCTTACTTTTATTGAAGGCAAGTTTACCGTCTGGCTAAACAGTATTTTTCCCAAATTAGCAAGCAGGCTTGCTTTTTACTATATGTCTAAAGAGCCTGATTCTCCATTTAAATAA
- a CDS encoding copper homeostasis protein CutC gives MAKNITIEICAGSVESAIAAAKGGADRIELCSALSEGGLTPSVALLEYVMKHLKIKTNVLIRPRGGDFNYSRAEFDVMKSDVFSAKLKGANGIVIGMLNTDGTVDTCRMKELMEIAKPLEVTFHRAFDMTKDPLKALEDIVELGCQRILTSGQAADAFSGAGLIAELVKASGNRIIIMPGSGINSSNLSELHKKTNAAEFHLSATVKINSRMMYKNQGVGMGNGYSDEFMIAQTSQELVSEICKIAKNL, from the coding sequence ATGGCAAAAAATATAACAATTGAAATTTGTGCCGGTTCGGTAGAATCAGCCATTGCAGCAGCAAAAGGCGGGGCAGACAGAATAGAGCTTTGCAGTGCTTTGAGCGAAGGAGGATTAACGCCATCCGTTGCTTTACTGGAATATGTGATGAAGCATCTGAAAATTAAAACAAATGTTCTCATACGCCCGCGAGGCGGAGATTTTAATTATTCCAGGGCTGAATTTGATGTTATGAAATCTGACGTTTTCTCGGCAAAATTAAAAGGTGCAAATGGAATTGTGATTGGGATGTTGAATACTGACGGAACAGTGGATACATGCAGAATGAAAGAATTGATGGAAATTGCAAAACCATTGGAAGTTACGTTTCACAGGGCCTTTGATATGACCAAAGACCCGTTAAAAGCCCTTGAAGATATTGTAGAACTGGGTTGTCAGAGAATACTTACTTCGGGGCAGGCGGCTGATGCCTTTTCAGGGGCAGGTTTGATTGCTGAATTGGTAAAGGCTTCAGGCAACAGAATAATAATTATGCCAGGTAGTGGAATTAACTCATCAAACCTGTCTGAATTGCACAAAAAAACCAATGCAGCTGAATTCCATCTGTCGGCAACTGTTAAGATAAATAGCAGAATGATGTATAAAAATCAGGGAGTTGGAATGGGAAACGGGTACTCTGATGAATTTATGATTGCTCAGACAAGCCAGGAGCTGGTGAGTGAAATTTGTAAAATTGCCAAGAATCTATAA
- a CDS encoding endonuclease/exonuclease/phosphatase family protein has product MNIKTKAFKQYQVVIFLLITLFFMTSASYSQNNDNLKVMTWNVRLDTPDDGLNQWKYRKDEFCREVVKQSPLILGVQEAFYSQLKDMKKRMKGYKYIGAGRDDGKKEGEFSAIFYRGQSLKVVRSGTFWLSETPDIPGSRGWDAACNRVVTWAEFKDKNTGKHFIALNTHFDHMGEIAQVESAKLIIKKLASIANHLPVILTGDFNVTQKSKAYRILTFSENEYTLSDSRTRVGAQITGPDFSFVGFDPSVEPTELIDFIMVSWDIDVIYNEILDFRAKGKYLSDHLPVIAILNIK; this is encoded by the coding sequence ATGAATATCAAAACAAAAGCATTCAAACAATATCAGGTAGTCATTTTCCTGTTAATTACTCTTTTTTTCATGACTTCGGCATCATATAGCCAGAATAATGATAACCTGAAGGTGATGACCTGGAATGTCAGATTGGATACACCTGACGATGGCTTAAATCAATGGAAGTATAGAAAAGATGAGTTTTGTCGGGAGGTTGTGAAGCAGTCGCCATTGATTTTGGGTGTTCAGGAGGCTTTTTACAGCCAGTTAAAAGACATGAAGAAAAGAATGAAAGGGTATAAATATATTGGCGCTGGTCGTGATGATGGGAAAAAGGAAGGGGAATTTAGTGCAATATTTTATAGAGGCCAATCATTGAAAGTTGTCAGAAGCGGTACTTTCTGGCTTTCTGAAACTCCTGATATACCTGGTAGCCGAGGCTGGGATGCAGCATGCAACAGGGTAGTTACGTGGGCTGAGTTTAAAGATAAAAATACGGGAAAGCACTTTATTGCATTGAATACCCATTTTGATCATATGGGCGAAATAGCTCAGGTGGAAAGTGCGAAACTTATCATTAAAAAACTGGCTTCCATAGCCAATCATTTACCGGTTATTTTAACCGGAGACTTCAATGTAACTCAAAAAAGTAAAGCCTACCGTATCCTTACCTTTTCTGAAAATGAATACACGCTGTCAGATTCAAGAACCAGGGTTGGAGCGCAAATAACAGGCCCCGATTTTTCATTTGTTGGGTTCGATCCGTCAGTTGAACCTACCGAATTGATTGACTTTATTATGGTTTCCTGGGATATAGACGTTATTTACAATGAAATTCTTGATTTCAGAGCCAAAGGGAAATACTTATCTGATCACCTGCCGGTAATTGCAATCCTCAATATAAAGTAG